A window of Eublepharis macularius isolate TG4126 chromosome 18, MPM_Emac_v1.0, whole genome shotgun sequence genomic DNA:
TCTCTCCCATATTTACCTAATAATGATAATGTCACCATCATCAGAAGCACAGTTTTTTCCAGCTTCTGTACCTACATACACCCAATCCTCTTTGGAATGGATATGAACCCATAGTGGAAGGCTGAATTTTAGTACACTGAGTCAGGTTTTCTgaaagggggttggactagatggtctgtatggccccttccaactctatgattctatgaatcacctttccttaatggcaacttaaatacaaaccaaaccatttatttatttgtaaaaacCCTTGCAATATTGACATCTTTAATAAGATTTCTTGACAAAATCCAAACAAATTAGATCTTAAAGGCGAACCCACTTCGGGGCAATGTTCCAAAATACAAGTTGTTTTGCTGGATTTGCCCTTTGCCGCAAAgctggaggggaaaaaagtttCCTTTAAAGCAAAGAGATCACTATATAtcgttgaaggctttcatggctggagaacgttagttgttgtagattttctgggctgtatggccatggccGAGATCACTGATTGAATTAAGCCGTTCTGTAAATAGTCCATGTGCTGGCCAGGCTGAATGGCACATTCCAAATTCATCTTGCAGTCTGCAGACTGGTCACGGGAAGCCCTCTCACTTCGTCCACACGACTCTTGTGAATCTGGAAGGCGGGGGTGACCCAGTGGCCACAGGAACACTGTTCACCATGCCAGTGGAAGGAGCCCAACTTTGAAGAACATTTGGGGCACAGAAGCTGCAAAAGAACACAACTGTACATGAGGCACATGCAAAATGTTCTTCACTCATCTCTACTCACAGGCACAGAAACTCCATAACAAAATCCATTAAAACTGGAGATCCGGAGCCAAAGATTATCCCCATTATTTCAGCTCGTCATGGAACCTGCCATCCTTTGCACATCAGCCGTTAGGGCTCCCATATTGTGGGCATCACAGAATCACCTTTATCAAGAGGCCCTGCCCATGGTTTGCTGCGATCCAGCTCCTCAGCTCCATTCTCTTCAGCCAGCCAGGACTTTGCCCTGTCCTTGCTCGGCTTTCAGCCCCTTCGTTTTGTGCAAAAGCATAACCCTCTCCTGTTCCTACACCATGCAAGGCTTCTCCACCTCCagcaaccctgccccccccctttctcaagCCCCTCATTCCCTAGGTGTGTCCCTCAGCTCAGTATCACAGACCTCCCTTTCTCTTCATGGGTCCTCTCCACAAAGCCAACCCATTCTTTAGCCTCTGCACCAGAGACACAGACCACTGCTTCCCTTCACACTTCCTGTCAACAGCTGCTCTGATTTTTCCCCCCAGCCCAAATGACCTTTCCCTTCTCTCAAACAAGCTGCACTGTTTGTGAGCACTGTGTCATACGCAGCTGCAATGGTTATGAATATTCTGTGACTTCACTGCAGCTGAACCAAAGGCATAGGTGCTCACAGACAGGCAACAGCCTCCTAAATGTTTAACAACTTGCCCATCTGCACTGTGACCACCCAtgatgtctaagggccaagctacaagtgacgaacgacacttgaacggcaagtgaacagactcgtgtattcctccctgttcacttgcactccacttgatcactatgcgatcgagtggagcgcaagtgaacagggaggaatgcacgagtctgttcacttgccgttcaagtgtcatttgtcacttgtagcttggccctaaaggcTTGAAAAGAAGGCCAGTACAGCACTCTGGAGGAGTGGCTTCAACTCCACCACAGAGACAGAGCTGAGCCAGGGACAGCTCGCCTTCCGCCCCCTGAGATAGCCTATCTGGCTTTCTCAGAAAACTTAGCTCTGTACAGAGTCAAGCCTGCCACAAAGCAAGGATTCCTCAATGCATCTCAGTCTGCAACAAAACAGCCATGACAAGCCAGGAGGTGAAGGGAGAGTCCTGTTATCTGAGATCCACAGGCTAACCTTTGACCCCCCTGCAGTAGTTGAATGAAATACTCTTAAACTGGATCCTTTCCACGGGAAGAAAAGCAATGAAGCCCACCCCTATTTACTATTCAGTCTTCAAAACCCCGACTGCCTTGAAACATCACCTCTGCAACTGCTCCCCTCACCTGCCCTTCCAGCACTCCTAGCAGGGCTGGCTCCATCCACTGTACAGGCTCTACAAAATAAGAACTGCAAACAGACTGACTACCATGCTGAAAAGAGGTAGGGTCTGGAAGTCTCTTGTGTGCAAAAGCAGCCGGCCCCTTGCCTTCCATGTGTGCCAGGATGCTTGAACTCCGAAAGAGCAGACGCCTTTCCTCCAGGAATAAAGCAACAGAGAAATTGAAGAGACATTCAGCATGAATGGCATATGGTAGTTACAGGTGATTGGAAGTTTGTTCTTTTACATGTTCTTCTATTAATACATTTTATACATGTACACACAATATCCATAACATTCGCTGCTTATATATGTCAAAACacacaacataaaaagaaaaaaatgagaaaaaacagGAGAGAGGGGAATGCAAAGATATACCACACTTATAGTATATTTTGTTCCTTTGAAAAACTCTGTAAGGTATAAAAAATACGCCACCAAGAAGTCTGACAGCAATAAAACATTTCTATATGTAAGTTCAAAGTTCTCTCGATTCCATCCTGATTCCTGCATAATGGACTCTCATACTGTCAAATAAATAGATGGAAAATATAGCAACTTCCAGCCTTTTTGCCGCTATTGCTGATCTAACGGGCCCCACTGCAGCTCCCTTTAACTTTCCCAGGGATTCAGGATATAGCCCCAAAGCATTTACCAACCGCAGACCTGTGTGCAACACTAAATTAATCCAGAAGCAAAGCACTTCCGAACATGCACAAAATGAGCTGCTTATCAGCACCCTAGTGGGTAACATGAGGCAGGGAAGCAAATTCCCATAGTGATGTCAGGATAACATCTTCAGGAAAAATAGTATTCACTCacgactcgatgcttgcacaaggaactacctttaccttaaccaTCACTCAATCTTACCCAatctggaatttttttaaaaaaataatgtcctTTTTTACTGACCATACAGATTTTATTTCTATTCTGGGGCAGGAAAAAACTATTAAGAAGTGCTAACAGTTCTAATCCAGCCTGACCTGGCCCATGCTGACGACATTAATGTATAAAATGTGCCACGCCAGAATACTCTAGTCACAAGACTGGATCTCCTCAATATCAGACAGAAATCAGCAACTAGAGTAAGAAACTAATTTAACTGTAGGTTTATGGAGGGCCATACCTGCACTTCCTGCACTTATACAGAGCTTCATAACTTGGAGCCTGAGGTATAGTGCTTGGGTCAACTGCAAAGACATCTCGTGGCAGGTTGCGTAGCTCTGAGAAGAGGAAGCACGTTTGAATGTATGAATATGTAGACAAGCTTCATGAAACATTGCAGCTGCATTCAAATGCAAAAAAATTCCCACAGACTCATTCTAAGTTGGGAGGATAATATAGAAAACACTGGGATGCAAGACTGGATCGTTTAGAACAACTGAATGAATTGTGGCAAGGGGAGAGTGCGGGCAATGTGAAATAGCCACAAAAGCCAACTGGATGAGAAGCTATTAGAAAATCccagcacattaaaaaaaatcccaagataTATTCAAATAGATAATAGAAACAAGTAAACagatgttctttttttaaaactagcaCCTGGATTTGCTTAACTACTAACTATGGATCCTCTTACAGAAAAACTATGAAAAGCAGCATACTCCCTTGAGACTTGTTAGGGTCAAATCGTACCATCTCACCCCCAGAAGGTTTGCTGAAAGAGTGCAAAAAGGGCCTCCTCGAACACAGAGGATTTCCTGAGTAGGAACAAAGAATTacaaagtgtgtgggggggggggggcagctgtagTAATCTTGTTGCAAAAGTAGCAAAGAGACGCATAGCGCCTTACAggcttttttaaatttaaaagctAAGAAAACACCATTATTAATCTCAGATCCCGGAAAGCTTAGCCATTTTTTCTCTTTAGTGCAACTTCTCTAAACCAAGAGAATTCCAAACCAATTACATCTGAGACTTCTCTGACTGGGTGGTTAAAGACGGGTTCAAGCTATGCAAAAAATGAATGTTACCCATATTTCTGCATCAGGACCAAACCACATACATCTCTGCGGATCAGCGTGTGAGTCCCAAGATGCATAACTGAGCTGCAAGATGCAGGGAGGGGAATCAGATGGAGGCACTGTGCAAAGTAGCTGAATAAAAAAAAGCTCTGAGCTTCTCCAATCTATTTCCGGAGGGGGGAGTATTGGAATTGCGAGCATCATAAAAAGCTAAAATtggtatgcaaatatttaagacaCCCCAACTATTAGAAAATGAGTCACCAAAAAACAAGAATGCCGTTTGCACATGTAAAATTTACACCCCATCTTTCTGCCCTTGTGAGGGCAATGAAGACAACTAACAGATTAAAGCATACATATTACATTTCAAATGATTTAAAccaaaacaattattttaaaaaatcattaaaacaattaaaatccgAGCTAAAAAATAGAAAAGCATGAAAACAATAACTAAACATTAGAAATGACGGCAGGGTCAcggagggaatgccaagcaaaacagaaGTCTTCACCTACTAGCAGAAGACTGCAACAGACAGCACTTGGCGAGATCCAAAATAATTAACCCTAGCTAAAAAGCTGAAGtttggtatatataaagacaagacACCCTGATTACTATTAATTTCTGAAAATGGGACATTTTTACAGCTAAGGCAAAATTCAGGACATTGATTTTACCTCCTTCTAGAGAGCAGCACTCCAATACAGCCAACACAATCACACACAGGATAGAAGGCAGAGCCCGGGGGAATAACCACTGCCTCCTCACTGTCTTAGAGCCTATGTTCTGTTCACCACAAGAGGGTAGCCCCATGACTGGAGAGCTCTGCACACAGAGAATCATGAAGGCTTTCCTCCAACcagcagagaaggcagaagaggaCAGAAACTGCACATGGCCTTCATGGGACAGCCCTCGAAATTCTCAACACACAGTCCCTCAGGCATTCAGATCGCTCTCTCGTGGTATTAGTATCCAGCATTTCATATCCTTGGGGAAAAgcctcaagttcaaatccctgttatGCCATGTAAGCTCACTGcatggctttgggccagtcacacacattttAACTTACCTTATAGGGTTGGttgtcgttgtgaggataaaatgggctcCAGTTGGGAAAAAATGGAATACAAATATCCAAGGAAATAATTAAATGTATACTTTGATAACAAATGCTGTTCTTTAcctagtttggtgtagcagttaagaacagcaggactctaatctggagaaccaggtttgattccccactcctccacttgaatccagctgggcaaccttgggtcagtcacagctctcccagagctctctcagccccatctacctcactgggtgattgttgtggggataataacaacatactttgtaaaccgctctgagtgggcgttaagttgtcctgcagagcggtatataaattgaatgctggtGTTTTTATTGTTGTCGTTATTTTTGTTTAATGCTACTTCCAGTTGGACTCGTACCTGGCAGAACATTGCAAAATCAACAGTTCAAGTAATTTAGTCCCAACATGGAGAACTATAATGAAATTCATATCCCTTTTCCAAATTGTTCCTAAGAATGTCATATTTTAATCTCCTTTCAGGTTATGATAGGAATGacagtcttatttatttatttatttgtatttatgtcatttatactccttctttcttactgagactcaaaactgattacatagtgtgagatcagtacaatcagtagcaatgACAAggataggcatttccatacagtgtcaaggacatttccataaacaatgtcatagggtagatgagtAAAAGTttagagacatagcattagcatggATCCAATTGAAGGATTGCTCAAACAGAACAGaataggattgacattagacaacatgaagcacaagcagcatatacgagtacatattcaaagcaacagataataaatacgtaaagcaacataatggtggagcccatggttcccaactcattggcgaaacatccgaacccccccctccctacaatatcgccctcctattagtgaaacatccaagaccccttCCCGACAATACCGCcttcctgagtaaaaaagcctttttgaattattcagttttgcattgtttgcggaaagccaagagcatgggagctctcctgacctcctcaggcaggctgttccattgggtaggggccaccacagagaaggcctgtgtatgggctgcagttgattttgcccatgtgcaggctggcacctgcaagagcccctgttcggatgagcgaagctgctgtggagggacatggggagggaggcggaacccataggtatgttgggccaaggccatgaagagctttgtatgtaataaccagtatcttgaattgagcacggtagctgataggtagccaatggagtgactgcaggatgggagtgatgttcatgctcctgcttgcacctgctaacagtcgagctgcagcattttgcaccaattggagccccctagttaacttagatggaagaactatgtatagtgcattacaatagtcaagccttgatgttaccatagcatggatccaagtggccaggtcagccgtgtcaagataagaagccatcttccaggctagagtgaggttgtagaaagcgttttctgccgctgccttaacttgtttttctagtaataatgctggatccagtataacccctaggctcttaaccgagtctgcaagggtcagacgatctccatcgaaagtggggagtacactgtctttcagaatatctgacttcccaacaagcatcactttggtcttgtctgagtttaatttcaatttgttatttttcagccatttcaccacaactgtcaggcagcgatctaagatttctactccATCCTGttgggacctggatagcaagatatagagttgggtgtcgtccgcatattgatgacacccaactccatagctgcaaatgagttctcctaaaggttttatgtagaggttgaataacatgggagataagattgcgccctctggaaccccacaagatagttcccattctggagatagctcatctccaatggcaaccctttgagtccattccatgagaaatgatttaaaccagtccagggcacagaaatatatttttacaagtaaatgtttttaaatgggaAAGTTCTAAGTAGATTTTTCCATCTTTAAGACCTTTATAAGCTCATTTTGGTGGCTCCTTTGGGCCttttaaaactaaataaaatCTTCTTGTGTTATATCAATTAAACATAACATTATTTGGGCTTTTAGCACTTTTAACCTTTTGGATACTCGGGTGTTTGAAGTCCATTGTTCTCTACAGAGAGTAATTTTCATTACAAACAAGCTGAAAGTTTCAGGATCCAGGAAAATTCTTCCTCACGCTTACCTGGGTATTTCTCTGTAACCTTCTGCAAACAATATTGTTTGTAAATGGAACTGGTTACATCAACTTCACAGCCCATTTTTTCATAGAGTTTCAGTTGCCACTCAAAACCTTCATTCATTCTggaattaaacaaaaacaaaagctttCACTCACAAAAGATGAACACTTGAGCCTCATGAAGAATGGAAACAAATATTTCCAAAGGAAAAAACATACTTGGCTTCTGGTCTGAGGGCCCGGACAAAGGCATACGCCTCTTCAAAAGGGAGATGATTTGCTTTCATTAAATAAGCAGTAACAACAGCAACACTTCGGCTGACCCCAGAATGACTGAAAGACAAGGAGATAACCATTATAACGCAATCACAAAGATTTCTCTTtgcattttgttttctctttaagGTAGAGACCTATTTTTTTACAATGTAGTTGTAGACAGGATTGGATAGCAGAACACAAAAGTCACCAGTACGAGAAGCATTACCAGTCACATCTTTTTCCTTTAAAACATGCGAGAGTCAGGAGGGTGAAATCTTTCCTGCACAGCTCTTCAAGTGTGTTCTGAAGGAAGCCATGATGATATACATCAAGATGCCCTTCAGAAGTGATGGAATGTATATTTGGTATCAGAAGAACTCTTCTGTCATACATACCCTGTAGGCCATCTAACTCTCTTTGCAAGCCTCAGCCAAATAAGCAGGAGCTCCACAGGAGAATTATGTTTCTATACTGACAGAGGTTTCTTCAAACCAAGAATCACCAGGTGCTTTGCATACAAAAGTAAGAATATAAAAGACCTGCTGAATGGGACCACAGGTCCCCCTAGTCCAACTGTGTTTGTAATAGCTGATAAGCAGGGCATGAAAACAAGGTCCTTCCCCCGAATGTCTGGTCCCCACAGGATCAGTGAGAAACAGGACTATCAAAATGATGGGGAAAGAAAAAATACGTTCTCTACCCATtagaattacattttttaaaaaatcagaactgTTTATACTAGTTGATTAATCAATTGGTTAAGAAACCATTATCACTTAATAGCCCTACCTTCATTGTATGCTAAATCATAACACCATGAAGCCAGGGAGTAATCAGCAAGTTAACCAGATGGGTGGAAATTCAACAACAGTTAGGAAAGGATGAAAATTTTGAGTCTGTTAAACTACTGCGCAGCATACAAAAATGCAAGTATATCATCATGCAATACAAGGAAATTGTACTCTAAAGTAACATTTAGGATATTCCCAGTAGATTGGATGGGTGTGTGGAGTTAAGATTTCTCATACCTTCCTCTTAACACAGTTTTGAAAGTCGTCGGCATTGCTGGCTGTGACAAAGGAAAGGTTGGCTGGCGACAGTCCCTACCCTCCAGCTTTTTTTAAACAATCTGATTCTAGCCTGAAAACTGTATTATGGTTATCAAAGTTATTGAATGTTGCTCTATGCTGTTTCATGCCCCTGGTTTGCTTTAATACTGAACATGCTTCCACAGCTGTTTTTACAGTATTTGTGTGTATGATGAGCTGTCAagctgcctccgacctatggcaaccctctgaaggaaagacctccaaaacatcctattattaacagactggctcagatcctgccaactggaggacatggcttcttttattgagtcaagtcatctcgtgttgggtcttcctcttttcctgctgccttcctcttttcctagcattattgccttttccagacACTCTTATCTTATCATAATGTGTGACCAAAGTAGGAtagctcagttttgtcattttagcttctagggagaattcaggcttgatgtgatctagaacccacttatttgtctttttggacatccatggtatctgcaaaactctcctccagccaccatatttcaaatgtttttcctgtcagcattcttcaccatccagctttcacatccatacatcaatGGACATAACTCTAACGTATGTGAATATAAGATGACCCCCTTCTTTGTATTTACTTAAATGCAAAAGTAGTTTTATCATAAAAAAGGGGATCATCTTATATTGTCTCGTTAGAGTTTTGACCATTATTATTTTGCGTGCATAACATTTTAAGGGGGCCGTCTTCCTTTGGAGTAAATACGGTAATGTCAGTGTATcctttttgtaagccaccttgaagtCTGTAGAGCAAGAGCATACATGCTCTTTAAATACATATtagccctgaccaggatagcccaggggagcctgatcttgccagatctcagaagctaagcagggtcggccttgccTAGTTATTGGATGGTCGGCCTCCAAGAccggggctgcagaggcaggcaatggcgaacctcctctgttagcctcttgcctgaAAACGCCGCCAGGGGTCGCCAGAAGTCAGCCGTGACCTGAGGGCGCTCTCCACCGCATAAGCATTAGGAAGCGCTCCCCTCCCGCCCGTTTTCAGCCGGCCTTGTTCAGAGGCCCACGCCAAGCCTCCTCGAGAGGCCCAGGCCTTGCTAGTGCATTCACCCCACCGACACGCCACGTAAGAGCCTCGGCCTGTGACCCCCGAAGACGCGGCCGCCCCGGCTCCGAGGGGAGAGGCCGCCCGCGCCCGCGCCGCGCTCACCATCGCACCAGCACGGCCCCGCCCCGCTCCCGCGCGCGGCCGACGAAGGCGGCGCAGTCGTCCAGGCGGCTCAGCAGGTCGCTGCGGGGCTCGTCCAGCAGCGGCACGTGCAGCACCGCCTCCAGCGCGGCTTCGGCGGCAGCGCCGGGCGGCTCCGAGTCCACCGACAGCAGCGCCGTCACGCCGCCCCGCCCGACCTCCTCGGCGCCAGGCAGGCCGCAGCCCAAGTACAGGCCGGGAAGCACCGGCACCATGGCAACGGCGGAACCGCACGCCgggagcggaaggggccgcttCTCCATTCGCGCCCCCGCTCGGCCACCTCTTCCGGCGAGCGTCAGGGGGCGTGGCTAGAGAAGGCTCCTCCCACTCCGGAAAGGAGGGGGCTGGTGCTGCGGCGGCTGTCGGTATCACGTGTGCTGCCAGTCTGACCCTAACGGGCGGGGCTGCGTTGCCTGCTGCCCGCCCTGGAGTTGCTGCTGCTCCGCGCCCGCGTGACTTTAGCTCCGAATTGGAGTCTTTGTCATGCTCCGTCTTTGGGAAATggcatttatttaccttatggcattgttgatggaaatgtccttgatattgactatactgaTCTCAGCCTGTTTAGCCagaaactcttttgctttaatttcaacccattggttctggtccaagctTCGGGGGCAATAGAAAACAACTTCATGCCTtcctttatatgacagcccttcaagtacttgaagatagttatcatatcgcctctcagtcgtctcctctccagactaaacattcctagctccttcaacctttcctcatatgacttggtctccagacccctcaccatctttgttgtcc
This region includes:
- the DUSP12 gene encoding dual specificity protein phosphatase 12 isoform X1 — protein: MVPVLPGLYLGCGLPGAEEVGRGGVTALLSVDSEPPGAAAEAALEAVLHVPLLDEPRSDLLSRLDDCAAFVGRARERGGAVLVRCHSGVSRSVAVVTAYLMKANHLPFEEAYAFVRALRPEAKMNEGFEWQLKLYEKMGCEVDVTSSIYKQYCLQKVTEKYPELRNLPRDVFAVDPSTIPQAPSYEALYKCRKCRRLLFRSSSILAHMEGKGPAAFAHKRLPDPTSFQHGSQSVCSSYFVEPVQWMEPALLGVLEGQLLCPKCSSKLGSFHWHGEQCSCGHWVTPAFQIHKSRVDEVRGLPVTSLQTAR
- the DUSP12 gene encoding dual specificity protein phosphatase 12 isoform X2, with the protein product MVPVLPGLYLGCGLPGAEEVGRGGVTALLSVDSEPPGAAAEAALEAVLHVPLLDEPRSDLLSRLDDCAAFVGRARERGGAVLVRCHSGVSRSVAVVTAYLMKANHLPFEEAYAFVRALRPEAKMNEGFEWQLKLYEKMGCEVDVTSSIYKQYCLQKVTEKYPGNPLCSRRPFLHSFSKPSGGEMSYATCHEMSLQLTQALYLRLQVMKLCISAGSAGKASALSEFKHPGTHGRQGAGCFCTQETSRPYLFSAW